One part of the Malus sylvestris chromosome 2, drMalSylv7.2, whole genome shotgun sequence genome encodes these proteins:
- the LOC126593808 gene encoding dnaJ homolog subfamily C GRV2-like isoform X1: protein MDSPKINSSNSSSRPTPAVVEEPEYLARYLVIKHSWRGRYKRILCLSNVAITTLDPGTLSVTNSYDVATDFDSAAPILSRDENSNEFNLSVRTDGKGKFKGIKFSSRYRASILTELHRIRGNRLGAVAEFPVLHLRRRNAEWVPLKLKITYVGVELIDLKSGDLRWCLDFRDFDSPAIVSLTDAYGKKGGEHGSFVLCPLYGRKSKAFQAASGTTCSAIIASLTKTAKSMVGVSLNVDTSQSLTIPEYIKRRAKEAVGAEETPCGGWSVTRLRSAARGTLNVPGLSLSVGPKGGLGENGDAVSRQLILTKVSLVERRPENYEAVIVRPLSAVNALVRFAEEPQMFAIEFNDGCPIHVYASTSRDSLLVAVRDQLQTEGQCAVTVLPRLTMPGHRIDPPCGRVQLQFGLQRPVADMESASMHLKHLAAAAKDAVSEGGSIPGSRAKLWRRIREFNACIPYSGVPSNIEVPEVTLMALITMLPSTPNLPPESPPLPPPSPKAAATVIGFIACLRRLLASRTASSHVMSFPAAVGRIMGLLRNGSEGVAAEAAGLVAVLIGGGPGDTNILTDSKGEQHATIMHTKSVLFANHGYAIILSNRLKPMSVSPLLSMAVVEVLEAMICEPHGETTQYTVFVELLRQVAGLKRRLFALFGHPAESVRETVAVIMRTIAEEDAIAAESMRDAALRDGALLRHLVHAFFLPPGERREVSRQLVALWADSYQPALDLLSRVLPPGLVAYLHTRPDGTQLEDSNQEGSLTSRRQRRLLQQRKGRAGRGSTSQEHSLPGDPMTQTGGGASKADNYQRSALDSSSGQASTLQSSIAQSQTGENLTTEVSTGGPQNNHSTFVSSTDVQSTSIHEAVEANTSISTDSDSNTTGFQNTGLPAPAQVVVENTPVGSGRLLCNWPEFWRAFSLDHNRADLIWNERTRQELRETLQAEVHKLDVEKERTEDIAPGGAMVEIATGQDSVPQISWNYSEFSVRYPSLSKEVCVGQYYLRLLLESGSVGRAQDFPLRDPVAFFRALYHRFLCDADIGLTVDGAVPDEMGASDDWCDMGRLDGFGGGGGYSVRELCARAMAIVYEQHYKTVGPFEGTAHITVLLDRTDDRALRHRLLLLLKALMKVLSNVEACVLVGGCVLAVDMLTVAHEASERTAIPLQSNLIAATAFMEPLKEWMFIDKEGAQVGPVEKDAIRRFWSKKDINWTTRCWASGMLDWKRLRDIRELRWALAVRVPVLTPTQIGEAALSILHSMVSAHSDLDDAGEIVTPTPRVKGILSSPRCLPHIAQAMLSGEPSIVEGAASLLKAVVTRNPKAMIRLYNTGAFYFALAYPGSNLLSIAQLFSMTHVHQAFHGGEEAAVSSSLPLAKRSVLGGLLPASLLYVLERSGPAAFAAAMVSDSDTPEIIWTHKMRAENLIRQVLQHLGDFPQKLSQHCHSLYEYAPMPPVTYPELRDEMWCHRYYLRNLCDEIRFPNWPIVEHVEFLQSLLVMWREELTRRPMDLSEEEACKILEISLEDVSNDDADPTHTVEMGEEISSISKQIENIDEEKLKRQYRKLAMRYHPDKNPEGREKFLAVQKAYERLQATMQGLQGPKPWRLLLLLKGQCILYRRYGVILEPFKYAGYPMLLNAVTVDKDDNNFLSSDRAPLLVAASELIWLTCASSALNGEELVRDGGIQLLANLLSRCMCVVQPSTAASEPSAIIVTNVMRTFCVLSKFESAWAEILEYSGLVDDIVHCTELELVPSAVDAALQTIAHVSVSTELQDALLKAGVLWYLLPVLLQYDSTAEESDATESHGVGASVQIAKNMHAVRASQALSRLSGLCSDGSSTPYNQTAADALRALLTPKLASMLKDQAPKDLLSKLNNNLESPEIIWNSSTRAELLKFVDQQRASQGPDGSYDMKDSHLFGYKALSKELYVGNVYLRVYNDQPDFEISEPEAFCVALVDFIAYLVHNQCATDSEIKDVPNQNGSSLETSEDSNDTTIGSTGEQKTPAEDSALSNGQVVDKEESEGVKNLKFALNSLKNLLTSRPNLASIFSTKDKLLPLFECFSVPVASESNIPQRCLSVLSLLTTYAPCLEAMVADGSSLLLLLQMLHSAPACREGVLHVLYALASTPELAWAAAKHGGVVYILELLLPLQEEISLQQRAAAASLLGKLVGQPMHGPRVAITLARFLPDGLISVIRDGPGEAVVVALEQTTETPELVWTPAMATSLSAQIATMASDLYREQMKGRVVDWDVPEQASGQQEMRDEPQVGGIYVRLFLKDPKFPLRNPKRFLEGLLDQYLTSIAATHYDTQAVDPELPLLLSAALVSLLRVHPALADHVGYLGYVPKLVAAVAYEGRRETMASEEVNNGNYVDKTDESDDGSTQPTQTPQERVRLSCLRVLHQLAASTICAEAMAATSVGTPQVVPLLMKAIGWQGGSILALETLKRVVVAGNRARDALVAQGLKVGLVDVLLGLLDWRAGGRNGLCSQMKWNESEASIGRVLAIEVLHAFATEGAHCTKVRDLLNSSDVWSAYKDQKHDLFLPSSAQSAAAGVAGLIESSSSRLAYALPAPPPQPAPSRPPASTSSDLNGKLDHLS from the exons ATGGACAGCCCCAAGATTAACTCCTCCAATTCTTCTTCCCGTCCTACCCCTGCCGTCGTCGAGGAGCCGGAGTACCTCGCCCGCTACTTGGTCATCAAGCACTCGTGGCGCGGCCGCTACAAGCGAATTCTCTGCCTTTCGAATGTCGCCATAACCACCTTGGATCCCGGGACGCTCTCCGTCACCAATTCTTACGACGTCGCCACCGATTTCGACTCCGCCGCGCCGATCCTCAGCCGCGACGAGAACTCCAATGAGTTCAATTTGAGTGTTCGGACTGATGGGAAGGGCAAATTCAAGGGCATTAAGTTCTCGTCGAGGTACAGAGCGAGTATACTGACCGAGTTGCACAGAATTAGGGGGAATCGGTTGGGCGCCGTCGCCGAGTTTCCGGTGCTTCATCTCCGGCGCCGGAATGCCGAGTGGGTCCCACTT aaattaaaaattactTATGTTGGGGTTGAACTTATTGATTTAAAAAGTGGAGACCTTCGCTGGTGCTTGGATTTCAGAGATTTTGACTCGCCTGCCATTGTTTCCCTTACTGATGCTTATGGGAAGAAAGGCGGTGAACATGGAAGTTTTGTTCTTTGTCCCTTGTATGGAAGAAAATCTAAAGCTTTTCAAGCTGCTTCTGGAACCACATGTTCAGCCATCATTGCAAGTTTG ACCAAAACAGCAAAATCCATGGTCGGGGTGTCACTAAATGTGGACACTTCTCAATCTCTCACTATACCAGAGTATATAAAACGAAGGG CAAAAGAGGCAGTTGGAGCAGAAGAAACTCCATGTGGAGGTTGGTCTGTGACAAGGTTGCGCTCTGCTGCTCGTGGAACTTTAAATGTTCCAGGGTTGAGTTTGAGTGTTGGCCCAAAAGGTGGACTTGGGGAGAATGGTGATGCTGTATCTCGTCAACTGATTCTCACAAAAGTTTCACTTGTTGAAAGACGCCCAGAGAACTATGAA GCTGTTATTGTTCGACCTTTATCTGCAGTAAATGCACTTGTTCGATTTGCTGAGGAGCCCCAAATGTTTGCAATTGAGTTCAATGATGGGTGCCCCATCCAT GTTTATGCAAGCACGTCTCGTGATAGCCTACTTGTAGCAGTTCGGGATCAGTTGCAAACAGAA GGCCAATGTGCAGTGACTGTGTTACCAAGATTGACAATGCCTGGCCATCGCATTGATCCACCTTGCGGGAGAGTCCAATTACAGTTTGGACTCCAGCGGCCTGTTGCAGATATGGAGAGTGCATCTATGCATTTGAAACACTTAGCAGCAGCTGCCAAAGATGCAGTTTCTGAAGGTGGTTCTATTCCTGGATCAAGAGCTAAGCTATGGCGTAGAATAAGAGAGTTCAATGCATGTATACCATATAGTGGAGTTCCTTCTAACATAGAAGTACCTGAGGTGACTTTGATGGCTTTAATAACAATGCTTCCATCTACGCCAAATCTTCCTCCAGAGTCCCCTCCCTTACCTCCCCCTTCACCTAAAGCGGCTGCAACGGTGATAGGCTTTATTGCATGCTTACGTAGATTACTAGCTTCACGAACTGCATCTTCACATGTCATGTCTTTTCCTGCTGCTGTTGGAAGAATAATGGGCTTACTCAGAAATGGTTCAGAGGGTGTAGCTGCTGAAGCAGCAGGCCTCGTCGCAGTACTTATTGGTGGTGGTCCTGGGGATACAAATATACTAACAGATTCTAAAGGAGAGCAGCATGCCACAATCATGCACACAAAGTCAGTGTTGTTTGCTAATCATGGTTATGCTATTATACTCTCCAACAGACTTAAGCCTATGTCTGTATCACCATTATTATCAATGGCTGTTGTGGAGGTTCTTGAGGCAATGATATGTGAACCACATGGTGAGACAACACAATACACAGTGTTTGTTGAGCTGTTACGCCAAGTAGCTGGTTTAAAGCGTCGTTTGTTTGCATTGTTTGGACATCCTGCTGAAAGCGTTAGGGAAACAGTGGCTGTGATTATGCGTACAATTGCGGAAGAAGATGCAATTGCAGCAGAGTCGATGCGTGATGCTGCATTGCGCGATGGTGCTTTACTGAGGCATTTAGTGCACGCGTTCTTCCTTCCTCCTGGTGAGCGTCGTGAAGTTAGTCGACAGCTTGTTGCTCTTTGGGCAGATTCTTATCAACCAGCTCTGGATCTGTTGTCTAGAGTTCTGCCTCCTGGGCTTGTTGCTTATTTGCACACACGTCCTGATGGAACTCAACTGGAAGATTCTAATCAAGAAGGATCCTTGACCAGCAGAAGGCAGAGACGCTTACTCCAACAGCGGAAAGGTCGTGCAGGGAGAGGATCAACATCTCAAGAACATTCCTTACCTGGTGATCCCATGACACAGACAGGTGGTGGTGCTTCTAAGGCTGATAACTATCAAAGATCTGCACTGGATTCGAGTTCTGGACAGGCTTCTACTCTCCAATCTTCTATTGCTCAAAGTCAAACAGGTGAAAATTTGACCACCGAAGTCTCTACAGGTGGTCCGCAAAACAATCATTCAACATTTGTCTCTTCAACTGATGTTCAGTCAACAAGCATTCATGAGGCAGTGGAAGCAAATACTTCAATCTCAACTGATTCTGATTCCAACACTACTGGTTTTCAGAACACAGGCCTCCCTGCTCCTGCTCAGGTTGTTGTCGAAAACACTCCAGTGGGATCTGGTAGGCTACTTTGTAATTGGCCCGAATTCTGGCGAGCATTTAGCCTTGATCATAATCGTGCAGATTTGATCTGGAATGAGCGTACCCGGCAAGAGTTGAGGGAGACTTTGCAGGCTGAGGTTCATAAGTTAGATGTTGAGAAGGAGCGTACGGAAGATATTGCTCCAGGAGGTGCTATGGTAGAGATTGCGACTGGTCAAGATAGTGTGCCGCAGATATCTTGGAACTACTCTGAGTTCTCGGTTAGATATCCAAGCTTGTCCAAAGAAGTCTGTGTGGGTCAGTATTATCTACGTTTACTGCTTGAGAGTGGCAGTGTTGGCAGGGCACAAGATTTTCCATTGCGTGATCCCGTTGCGTTCTTTAGAGCACTCTACCATAGGTTCTTATGTGATGCAGACATAGGGCTTACAGTGGATGGTGCTGTTCCTGATGAGATGGGCGCATCTGATGATTGGTGTGACATGGGAAGACTAGATGGTTTTGGAGGTGGAGGAGGATATTCAGTGAGAGAGCTCTGTGCAAGAGCAATGGCAATAGTGTATGAACAGCATTACAAGACAGTAGGTCCCTTTGAGGGCACTGCTCACATCACAGTCCTTTTGGATAGGACAGATGACAGGGCTTTAAGGCACCGCCTTCTATTGCTCTTGAAG GCGTTAATGAAGGTTTTGTCAAATGTGGAGGCGTGTGTTTTGGTGGGAGGATGTGTGTTAGCTGTTGATATGCTGACGGTGGCTCATGAGGCTTCTGAAAGGACAGCTATTCCTTTGCAATCTAATTTGATTGCTGCGACTGCTTTCATGGAACCTCTCAAGGAATGGATGTTTATTGACAAGGAAGGAGCACAGGTTGGACCTGTTGAAAAGGATGCCATTAGGAGATTTTGGTCAAAGAAGGATATTAATTGGACAACGAGATGCTGGGCTTCTGGGATGTTGGACTGGAAGAGATTGCGGGATATTCGTGAACTTCGTTGGGCTTTAGCTGTTCGAGTCCCTGTTCTCACGCCAACTCAG ATTGGTGAAGCAGCATTGTCCATATTACATAGCATGGTGTCTGCACATTCAGATTTAGATGATGCTGGAGAGATAGTTACCCCGACTCCTAGAGTAAAAGGGATCTTGTCAAGTCCACGTTGCCTTCCGCATATTGCTCAG GCTATGCTTTCTGGAGAGCCAAGTATTGTAGAGGGTGCCGCTTCTTTACTTAAGGCTGTTGTAACTAGAAATCCCAAGGCCATGATTCGACTATACAACACAGGGGCATTTTATTTTGCCTTGGCATATCCTGGATCTAATCTCCTTTCAATCGCCCAACTCTTCTCAATGACTCATGTTCACCAAGCATTTCATGGTGGTGAAGAAGCTGCagtttcctcttccttgcctcTGGCGAAACGCAGTGTATTGGGTGGGCTTCTTCCTGCATCGTTGCTGTATGTATTGGAACGTAGTGGTCCAGCTGCATTTGCAGCTGCAATGGTATCTGATTCTGATACTCCAGAGATTATATGGACTCACAAGATGCGAGCGGAAAATCTGATCCGTCAG GTTTTGCAGCATCTTGGTGATTTTCCCCAGAAATTGTCTCAGCACTGCCATTCTTTGTATGAATATGCTCCAATGCCACCAGTGACATACCCTGAGTTAAGAGATGAAATGTGGTGTCACCGTTATTACCTCCGGAACTTATGTGACGAGATTCGTTTTCCAAATTGGCCCATTGTTGAACATGTTGAGTTCCTACAATCATTATTGGTAATGTGGCGTGAGGAGTTGACAAGACGGCCAATGGATCTTTCTGAAGAAGAAGCTTGCAAAATATTAGAGATTTCCTTGGAAGATGTATCAAATGATGATGCCGACCCGACGCATACTGTTGAGATGGGTGAGGAGATATCTAGCATATCCAAGCagattgagaacattgatgaagaAAAGCTTAAACGACAATATAGGAAACTTGCCATGAGATACCATCCAGACAAAAATCCTGAAGGAAGGGAGAAGTTTCTTGCTGTACAGAAAGCTTATGAGCGCCTGCAG GCCACTATGCAAGGCTTGCAAGGCCCTAAGCCTTGGCGACTGTTGCTTTTATTGAAAGGACAGTGTATCTTGTACAGACGCTATGGAGTCATTCTGGAGCCGTTTAAATATGCTGGTTATCCAATGTTGCTCAATGCAGTTACTGTGGACAAGGATGATAACAATTTTCTTTCCTCAGATAGGGCAcctctccttgttgcggcatcaGAGCTTATTTGGCTGAC GTGTGCATCTTCTGCATTGAATGGAGAAGAGCTTGTGAGGGATGGTGGCATACAACTTCTTGCGAATCTTCTTTCCCGTTGCATGTGTGTAGTTCAGCCAAGCACTGCTGCAAGTGAACCATCTGCCATAATTGTTACAAATGTGATGCGAACGTTTTGTGTTTTGAGTAAATTTGAGAGTGCCTGGGCTGAGATCCTTGAATATTCTGGACTAGTTGATGACATTGTGCATTGCACTGAACTTGAGCTTGTACCTTCTGCTGTCGATGCTGCTCTCCAGACTATTGCACATGTTTCTGTGTCCACTGAATTGCAGGATGCCTTGCTGAAGGCTGGTGTCTTATG GTACCTTTTGCCCGTGCTTCTTCAGTATGACTCCACTGCAGAGGAATCTGATGCAACAGAATCACACGGAGTTGGTGCTAGTGTACAAATTGCCAAAAATATGCATGCTGTACGTGCTTCGCAGGCACTATCTAGGCTTAGTGGTTTGTGTAGTGATGGGAGTTCAACACCTTATAATCAGACTGCGGCTGATGCCCTCAGAGCTTTGTTGACACCTAAGCTTGCCAGTATGTTAAAAGATCAAGCACCAAAAGACCTACTATCTAAACTAAACAATAACTTGGAGTCTCCAGAG ATTATCTGGAACTCCTCAACCCGAGCAGAACTACTGAAATTTGTGGATCAGCAACGTGCTAGTCAGGGTCCTGATGGTTCATATGATATGAAAGATTCACATCTGTTTGGGTATAAGGCACTATCAAAAGAACTCTATGTTGGCAATGTTTACTTGAGGGTCTATAACGATCAACCAGATTTTGAGATCAGTGAACCAGAGGCTTTCTGTGTTGCATTAGTTGATTTTATAGCATATCTTGTGCATAATCAATGTGCTACCGATTCTGAAATTAAGGATGTACCAAATCAGAATGGCTCATCCCTCGAGACTTCTGAGGATTCTAATGATACGACTATTGGATCAACTGGCGAACAGAAGACTCCGGCTGAAGATTCTGCACTATCTAATGGACAAGTAGTAGATAAGGAAGAATCTGAGGGGGTTAAGAACCTTAAATTTGCACTGAATTCACTTAAG AATTTACTGACAAGCAGGCCAAATTTGGCGTCAATTTTTTCTACAAAAGATAAGCTATTGCCTCTTTTTGAATGCTTTTCTGTGCCTGTTGCATCAGAAAGCAACATTCCTCAACGTTGCCTGAGCGTGTTATCACTCTTGACTACATATGCTCCCTGCTTGGAGGCTATGGTTGCAGATGGATCTAGCCTTCTTCTTTTATTACAGATGCTTCACTCAGCCCCAGCTTGTCGTGAAGGGGTTCTTCATGTTCTTTATGCTCTGGCCAGCACACCTGAACTTGCTTGGGCAGCTGCCAAGCATGGGGGAGTTGTCTACATCCTTGAACTTCTGTTGCCTTTGCAGG AAGAAATTTCCTTACAACAAAGAGCAGCAGCAGCGTCTTTGTTGGGGAAGCTTGTTGGCCAGCCAATGCATGGGCCTAGAGTTGCTATAACGTTAGCAAGGTTCCTTCCAGATGGCTTGATTTCAGTTATTAGGGATGGGCCTGGCGAGGCCGTTGTAGTTGCCCTTGAACAGACTACTGAGACCCCAGAACTCGTATGGACACCAGCAATGGCTACTTCATTGTCTGCACAGATTGCAACCATGGCATCAGATCTGTACCGCGAACAGATGAAAGGTCGCGTGGTTGATTGGGATGTACCTGAGCAGGCATCTGGGCAGCAAGAAATGAGAGATGAGCCACAG GTTGGCGGAATCTATGTTAGGTTATTCCTAAAAGATCCCAAGTTTCCTCTTAGAAATCCCAAGAGATTCTTGGAAGGACTGCTAGATCAGTATTTGACATCTATTGCTGCCACACATTACGATACACAAGCTGTTGACCCTGAACTTCCTTTGCTTCTGTCTGCTGCGTTGGTTTCTTTATTACGAGTGCACCCTGCACTTGCAGATCATGTTGGATATCTTGGATATGTGCCCAAGCTCGTGGCTGCTGTGGCTTATGAAGGAAGACGAGAAACAATGGCATCAGAGGAGGTAAACAATGGCAATTATGTGGACAAAACAGATGAATCTGATGATGGATCCACACAGCCCACTCAAACTCCCCAAGAACGCGTGCGCCTCAGTTGTTTACGCGTTCTACATCAACTGGCAGCTAGCACCATATGTGCTGAAGCTATGGCAGCAACTAGTGTAGGAACTCCTCAG GTTGTTCCTCTTCTAATGAAGGCAATTGGATGGCAAGGTGGAAGCATACTGGCTCTTGAGACACTAAAGCGTGTTGTTGTTGCTGGAAACCGAGCTAGGGATGCACTTGTTGCACAAGGACTTAA GGTTGGTCTTGTTGATGTACTTCTTGGCCTTCTTGATTGGAGAGCTGGAGGAAGGAATGGCCTGTGCTCTCAGATGAAATGGAATGAATCCGAAGCATCTATTGGCAGGGTGCTGGCAATTGAG GTTCTGCATGCGTTTGCAACGGAGGGAGCCCATTGTACAAAAGTGCGTGACTTGTTAAATTCCTCAGAT GTTTGGAGTGCCTATAAGGATCAGAAACATGATCTTTTCCTCCCTTCAAGTGCTCAATCCGCTGCTGCCGGAGTTGCTGGACTAATTGAGAGTTCATCATCGAGACTCGCTTATGCCCTTCCAGCTCCCCCACCACAACCCGCTCCATCGCGACCTCCTGCTTCAACTTCATCCGACTTAAATGGAAAACTTGACCACCTTTCGTAG